A window from Fragaria vesca subsp. vesca linkage group LG5, FraVesHawaii_1.0, whole genome shotgun sequence encodes these proteins:
- the LOC101307305 gene encoding E3 ubiquitin-protein ligase RNF170-like produces MLRLPNTPCQANCSHWFCGNCIMLVWHHGSALQPCNCPRCHRQLTLLVPTEASLSQRNTPEVARLKRIITISEVNPEDLSRRIVVSLKSRGKKWLEGCVQDSWEK; encoded by the exons ATGCTCCGTCTGCCCAACACTCCTTGCCAAGCCAATTGCTCTCACTGGTTTTGCG GAAATTGTATTATGCTTGTTTGGCATCACGGATCAGCTCTTCAGCCTTGTAATTGCCCTCGCTGTCATCGCCAGTTAACCTTGCTGGTTCCAACTGAGGCTTCCTTGAGCCAACGTAATACGCCTGAGGTGGCAAGGTTGAAACGTATAATCACTATTTCGGAGGTCAATCCAGAGGACTTATCCAG AAGAATTGTAGTTTCCTTGAAGAGTAGGGGTAAGAAGTGGTTAGAGGGATGTGTTCAAGACAGTTGGGAGAAGTAA
- the LOC101307015 gene encoding uncharacterized protein LOC101307015 — protein MSLITDEVRAKADELYHGDAICQEKSKFLLTEMDLPNGLLPMKDMVECGYIKETGFVWLKQKKSTTHKFEKVGRLASYATEITAYVEKGKIKKLTGVKTKELMVWVSIGDIFLDDPPTGKITFKSPTGLFRTFPVSAFQLDGPDGVKTVEEHKDVPEAVEV, from the coding sequence ATGTCTCTTATAACCGATGAGGTGAGAGCCAAGGCTGATGAGCTCTACCATGGTGATGCTATCTGCCAGGAGAAGTCAAAGTTCTTGCTCACAGAGATGGATCTCCCCAATGGGCTCCTCCCCATGAAGGACATGGTGGAATGTGGCTACATCAAAGAGACTGGCTTTGTTTGGCTCAAGCAGAAGAAGAGCACCACCCACAAGTTTGAGAAGGTTGGGAGGCTGGCCAGCTATGCAACTGAGATCACAGCCTATGTTGAAAAGGGCAAGATCAAAAAGCTGACTGGAGTCAAGACCAAGGAGCTCATGGTCTGGGTGTCAATCGGTGACATCTTTTTGGATGACCCCCCAACTGGGAAGATCACCTTCAAGTCTCCTACAGGGCTATTCAGGACATTTCCTGTCTCGGCTTTCCAGCTTGATGGGCCAGATGGTGTCAAAACTGTGGAGGAACACAAGGACGTCCCGGAAGCTGTGGAAGTCTAG
- the LOC101296873 gene encoding uncharacterized protein LOC101296873 has protein sequence MVILLWLVLGVFNLHSSNVLVSECLALRGGLLAAKRFNDKNLLVKGDSLLEINSIHNPANAPWRIKPTTTLEKHQIEADQTFHDLYGLQSHHQPPSPFKTDPNLKPVPYPPSFPPFMFNPQAETMSFLPKRHLFGAPAPSLDLDRGSGSI, from the exons ATGGTAATCCTCTTGTGGCTGGTGCTCGGTGTCTTCAATCTTCATTCTTCAAATGTTCTTGTTTCAGAGTGCCTTGCCCTTAGAGGCGGTCTTTTAGCTGCCAAGAGATTCAACGACAAGAATCTTCTAGTCAAAGGAGACTCATTGTTGGAGATCAATTCTATACATAATCCTGCCAATGCCCCTTGGAGAATCAAGCCAAC CACAACTCTGGAAAAGCACCAGATCGAAGCAGACCAAACCTTCCATGACTTGTACGGCCTTCAATCTCACCACCAACCCCCTTCTCCCTTCAAGACCGACCCGAATCTGAAACCCGTACCCTACCCTCCATCCTTTCCTCCCTTTATGTTTAACCCCCAAGCAGAAACGATGTCGTTTCTCCCCAAACGTCACCTCTTTGGAGCTCCCGCTCCTTCCCTTGACCTTGACCGAG GTTCTGGTTCCATTTGA
- the LOC101297157 gene encoding uncharacterized protein LOC101297157, with product MTRKKRIREENLSAASSDQHGCSGPSMNASVSRGPDGANASNDCAKSSSARGIDALSISSAYVDVGDMTNVCIDCHALFWLQESKFIRRNGSPVYTGCCQEGRIRLPPVRPAPVFLEYLLDSTNGQKSVEFRNNIRSYNTMFAFTSMGANVDKTVTDGHGPYVFKISGQVYHLMGSLIPPEGECPKFAQLYIYDTENEVANRQKAVDGLDSEIVTRLIDMLDESNELVQYFRSVRNKYNERSLRCLNLTILDNERIGDREYDVPSSSEVAGLIVGDIGLYEADRDVVVDTFENGLQRVSRLHPKFMSFQYPVLFPYGEDGYHFLVDAYANVEENRLFYIRKNQPDIRSETYEGICDASIRGHDGENVGKRIILPSTHTGSPRYMNKHYHDAMTLCRKYGPPDLFIIVTCNPKWPEIERALLNKHGSKLEDRPDIVARIFKMKHDDLISYVKSGKPFLKAIADVATIEFQKRGLPHSHMLFWLAENNKCYSAADIDSIISAELPDKQVNPTLYDIVNQFMIHGPCGVLNPKAPCMKENKRKKSFPKEYTKNTFFAANAFPMYMRRDDDSKFVMKKNVTVENHFVVPYNAELLLRYHAHINVESCSQSTLIKYLFKYISKGPDRARVGIQSDLNDEIAAYLNCRYISPPEAAWRLLEYPIHSRHPPVELLKIHLPGQQTIVFGQNQPLTSVIARQGLDDTMLTSWFHANANAETKDIANRLTFAEFPSAFV from the exons ATGACTCGAAAGAAAAGAATTCGAGAGGAAAATTTGTCAGCTGCATCGTCTGATCAACATGGGTGCAGTGGTCCCTCCATGAATGCTTCTGTTAGCAGAGGACCGGATGGTGCCAATGCATCAAATGACTGTGCTAAGTCTTCATCTGCAAGAGGAATCGATGCTCTCA GTATATCGTCTGCATATGTAGATGTTGGAGATATGACAAACGTTTGTATTGATTGTCATGCATTGTTTTGGTTGCAAGAGTCCAAATTTATTCGAAGGAATGGAAGTCCGGTCTATACAGGCTGCTGCCAGGAAGGTCGGATTAGGCTCCCGCCTGTTAGACCTGCTCCAGTTTTTTTAGAATACTTGCTTGATTCCACTAATGGTCAAAAGAGTGTAGAGTTTAGAAACAATATTCGGAGTTATAACACTATGTTTGCATTTACTTCAATGGGAGCTAATGTAGACAAGACGGTGACTGATGGTCATGGTCCTTATGTTTTTAAAATTAGTGGACAGGTATACCATCTTATGGGTTCACTTATTCCTCCAGAAGGTGAGTGCCCTAAGTTTGCACAATTATACATTTATGATACTGAGAATGAAGTTGCAAATCGACAAAAAGCTGTTGACGGTTTAGACTCGGAAATTGTTACTAGATTGATTGATATGCTTGATGAAAGCAATGAATTGGTTCAGTATTTTCGTTCTGTTCGAAATAAGTATAATGAAAGATCTTTGCGTTGCTTAAACTTGACAATTCTTGACAATGAAAGAATAGGAGATAGGGAATACGATGTGCCAAGTAGTAGTGAAGTTGCTGGCTTGATTGTTGGTGACATTGGGTTGTATGAAGCGGATAGAGATGTAGTTGTCGATACATTTGAAAATGGTTTGCAGCGAGTATCAAGATTACATCCAAAATTCATGTCATTTCAATATCCAGTACTCTTCCCTTATGGGGAGGATGGATATCAT TTTTTGGTTGATGCCTATGCAAATGTTGAAGAAAACCGTTTGTTTTATATCAGAAAAAATCAACCCGATATTAGGAGCGAGACTTATGAGGGCATATGTGATGCTTCAATAAGAGGACATGATGGTGAAAATGTAGGCAAAAGAATTATTTTACCAAGCACTCATACGGGAAGTCCGCGGTATATGAACAAACATTACCATGATGCTATGACTTTGTGTCGGAAGTATGGCCCTCCTGATTTGTTTATAATAGTTACTTGCAATCCAAAATGGCCTGAAATTGAAAGAGCATTATTGAACAAACATGGTAGCAAACTTGAGGATCGCCCAGATATTGTTGCAAGAATTTTTAAGATGAAACATGATGATCTTATTAGTTACGTTAAATCTGGCAAGCCATTTTTGAAGGCTATTGCAG ATGTTGCGACAATTGAGTTCCAAAAACGGGGATTACCTCACTCTCACATGTTATTTTGGTTGGCTGAAAATAACAAGTGTTATTCGGCTGCTGACATTGATTCAATAATCTCTGCTGAACTACCTGATAAGCAGGTCAATCCAACTTTATATGATATTGTGAATCAATTTATGATCCATGGTCCATGTGGTGTGCTGAATCCTAAAGCTCCATGTATGAAAGAAAATAAACGCAAAAAATCATTTCCGAAAGAATACACGAAAAACACATTCTTTGCAGCTAATGCATTTCCCATGTATATGCGCCGTGATGATGATTCTAAATTTGTCATGAAAAAAAATGTGACAGTAGAAAACCACTTTGTTGTTCCTTACAATGCTGAACTTTTGTTAAGATATCATGCGCATATAAATGTTGAATCATGTTCTCAGTCAACGTTGATAAAATATTTGTTCAAGTATATAAGCAAAGGTCCTGACCGAGCAAGAGTTGGTATTCAATCTGATTTAAATGATGAAATTGCAGCGTATTTAAACTGCAGATATATATCTCCACCTGAAGCTGCATGGAGATTGCTTGAATATCCAATTCATTCTCGGCACCCACCTGTTGAATTGTTGAAGATACATTTACCAGGACAACAAACCATTGTTTTTGGTCAAAATCAACCGTTAACCTCAGTCATTGCAAGACAAGGATTAGACGATACTATGCTCACGTCATGGTTTCATGCAAATGCAAACGCAGAGACAAAGGATATAGCAAATAGGTTGACATTTGCAGAGTTTCCTTCTGCCTTTGTGTAG